One stretch of Campylobacter sp. CNRCH_2014_0184h DNA includes these proteins:
- a CDS encoding efflux RND transporter permease subunit produces the protein MLSKILKIFLNFPKLTLGITLIFCIFFSFFAKNLSVDASAESLLLEHDEGLKLYREVSARYGNDNFLMLAFAPKDKDIFAKENLETIKNLTLDLEKINGVQKVFSIANAPLLASSKGKELKELIQNIPNIFSQDVDINLAKKEILNQPFYKNNIISKDGKTTGILIYLAPDLVYNDLINSRDNAKSENEKEHFRALIKKHQENSREFSAKRLEEITKIVSKYSQNGDFLHLGGVEMIANDMINYVKSDLKIYGFSLIGLLFIALWWFFGSLRLVFLALGICVVSLFTSSGIFALLGFDITVVSSNYVALVLIITVSVVIHLIVHFIENLHKHPKASVYKLLLSTLLDKASPSFYAILTTVVGFLSFVFSDIEPIIKLGIMMSLGISVSLVLAYIYFASILVLMPRLNFKELNQNSLKFLSFCANVSLKHRKIIYGISLFCVAFALYGILQIKVENSFVSYFKDSSRIKQGLLIIDKELGGTMPLDVIVKFKQDPKQNESLDEFEQEFDDLAKDDRYFFSSEKTRIAAKVHEFLSEQKYVGSVLSLQSLLELGKSINDGKALDDFALAFLYENLDENFKKQVLTPFVSVENNELRFSVRMLDSDPNLRRDAFLKQLEKDLKELLQKDNVEVKISGIMPLYNNMLQSLFSSQFDTLAFVVLVIFALFVVIFRSFVYAFVAILANLIPLALVFGLMGVFNIPLDIMSITIAAICIGIGVDDMIHYIHRFKEELKHKSLEEAIKASHIGIGSAIYYTSVTIILGFLVMISSNFIPTIYFGLLTVLAMSLLLFGSLFLLPSFILSYHYLKQNYNKATSKSHKAQRQ, from the coding sequence ATGCTAAGTAAAATTTTAAAAATCTTTCTTAATTTCCCAAAGCTAACTTTGGGAATTACTTTAATCTTTTGTATATTTTTTAGTTTTTTTGCTAAAAATTTAAGTGTTGATGCAAGTGCTGAAAGCTTGCTTTTAGAGCATGATGAGGGTTTGAAACTATATAGAGAAGTTTCAGCACGTTATGGCAATGATAATTTTTTAATGCTTGCTTTTGCTCCTAAAGATAAAGATATTTTTGCTAAAGAAAATTTAGAAACTATAAAAAATTTAACTCTTGATTTAGAAAAAATCAATGGTGTGCAAAAGGTATTTTCTATCGCCAATGCGCCTTTACTTGCAAGTTCTAAAGGTAAAGAATTAAAAGAGCTTATCCAAAATATACCTAATATTTTTAGTCAAGATGTGGATATTAATCTAGCTAAAAAAGAAATTTTAAACCAACCCTTTTATAAAAATAATATCATCTCAAAAGATGGAAAAACAACAGGAATTTTGATTTATCTAGCGCCTGATCTTGTTTATAATGACTTGATTAATTCAAGGGATAATGCAAAAAGTGAAAATGAAAAAGAGCATTTTAGAGCCTTGATTAAAAAACACCAAGAAAACTCAAGAGAATTTAGTGCAAAAAGATTAGAAGAAATTACTAAAATAGTATCTAAGTATAGTCAAAATGGAGACTTTTTGCACCTTGGCGGTGTAGAAATGATCGCTAATGATATGATTAATTATGTAAAAAGTGATTTAAAAATTTATGGTTTTAGTTTAATAGGACTTTTATTTATAGCACTTTGGTGGTTTTTTGGCTCTTTGCGTTTGGTGTTTTTGGCTTTGGGAATTTGTGTGGTTTCGCTTTTTACTTCAAGTGGGATTTTCGCACTTTTGGGCTTTGATATTACCGTAGTGTCTTCAAACTATGTAGCTTTAGTGCTTATTATCACTGTTTCTGTTGTGATACACTTAATCGTACATTTTATAGAAAATTTACACAAACACCCAAAAGCTAGTGTTTATAAGCTTTTGCTCTCAACCTTACTTGATAAAGCAAGTCCTAGTTTTTATGCTATTTTAACCACAGTTGTTGGATTTTTAAGTTTTGTTTTTTCAGATATTGAGCCTATTATCAAACTTGGTATTATGATGAGTCTTGGTATTAGCGTGAGTTTGGTTTTAGCTTATATTTATTTTGCAAGTATTTTGGTACTAATGCCACGTTTAAATTTTAAAGAGCTTAATCAAAATTCATTGAAATTTTTAAGTTTTTGTGCAAATGTAAGTTTAAAACATAGAAAAATTATCTATGGCATAAGTTTATTTTGTGTGGCTTTTGCTTTGTATGGAATTTTACAAATTAAAGTAGAAAATAGCTTTGTGAGTTATTTTAAAGATAGTTCTAGGATTAAACAAGGTTTGTTGATTATAGATAAAGAGCTAGGCGGAACTATGCCTTTAGATGTGATTGTTAAGTTTAAGCAAGATCCAAAACAAAATGAAAGCTTAGATGAGTTTGAGCAAGAATTTGATGATTTAGCTAAAGATGATAGATATTTTTTTAGTAGTGAAAAAACAAGAATAGCTGCTAAGGTTCATGAGTTTTTAAGTGAGCAAAAATATGTAGGTTCTGTGCTTAGCTTACAAAGTTTGCTAGAGCTTGGAAAAAGCATTAATGATGGTAAGGCTTTAGATGATTTTGCCTTGGCGTTTTTATATGAAAATTTAGATGAGAATTTTAAAAAGCAAGTTTTAACCCCTTTTGTAAGTGTGGAAAATAATGAGTTGCGATTTAGCGTGCGTATGCTAGATAGTGATCCAAATTTAAGACGTGATGCTTTTTTAAAACAGCTTGAAAAAGACTTAAAAGAACTTTTACAAAAAGATAATGTAGAGGTTAAAATCAGTGGTATTATGCCTTTGTATAATAATATGCTTCAAAGTCTTTTTTCATCACAATTTGACACTTTAGCCTTTGTGGTGCTTGTGATTTTTGCTTTATTTGTGGTGATTTTTAGAAGTTTTGTTTATGCTTTTGTGGCGATTTTGGCCAATCTCATACCTTTGGCTTTGGTGTTTGGTTTAATGGGTGTTTTCAATATACCACTTGATATTATGAGCATTACCATAGCTGCTATTTGTATAGGAATAGGGGTTGATGATATGATTCATTATATTCATCGTTTTAAAGAAGAATTAAAACATAAAAGCTTAGAAGAGGCTATAAAAGCTTCACATATAGGTATAGGAAGTGCGATTTATTATACTAGTGTTACGATTATTCTAGGCTTTTTGGTAATGATTAGTAGTAATTTTATCCCGACGATTTATTTTGGCTTGCTTACGGTTTTGGCTATGAGTTTACTTTTATTTGGTTCGCTTTTTTTATTACCAAGTTTTATTTTAAGCTATCATTATCTTAAGCAAAATTATAATAAAGCAACATCCAAATCACATAAAGCCCAAAGGCAATAA
- a CDS encoding ABC transporter substrate-binding protein → MKKIIVLLFSVVFAFALNLQDISKTMQEKIDESLKILDQNKNDKAKAAEKIFALFDGVFDYELMAKLSLSTRYEKLSENEKNEFNKAFEKNLKKSFTDKLALYDSQKLKVINLEEKNKRAFLKTSMIVDGKENFVIFKFYDKNNDWQIYDVDIFGISIIQTYRSQFKDVLQNGDFKTLLEKLSSVDFSK, encoded by the coding sequence ATGAAAAAAATCATAGTTTTACTTTTTAGTGTAGTATTTGCATTCGCTTTAAATTTGCAAGATATTTCTAAAACTATGCAAGAAAAAATTGATGAGAGCTTAAAAATTTTAGATCAAAATAAAAATGATAAAGCTAAAGCGGCGGAAAAAATCTTTGCTTTATTTGATGGTGTTTTTGATTATGAGCTTATGGCCAAACTTAGTCTTTCTACAAGATATGAAAAATTAAGTGAAAATGAAAAAAATGAATTTAACAAAGCTTTTGAAAAAAACCTTAAAAAAAGTTTCACAGATAAGCTTGCTTTGTATGATTCTCAAAAATTAAAAGTGATTAATTTAGAAGAAAAAAACAAAAGAGCTTTTTTGAAAACTTCTATGATAGTAGATGGCAAAGAAAATTTTGTAATTTTTAAATTTTATGATAAAAATAATGATTGGCAAATTTATGATGTAGATATTTTTGGCATAAGTATCATACAAACTTATCGCTCACAATTTAAAGATGTCTTGCAAAATGGCGATTTTAAAACCTTGCTTGAAAAGCTTTCTAGTGTTGATTTTTCTAAATAA
- a CDS encoding VacJ family lipoprotein — protein sequence MLKYILSLCLFFNTLILANDFEDFEQEYQKKEVKDSFYSYNKAISKFNYDLYTYFLRPVALSYKSVTPSFIRTGVKNAFDTTRSPFRFINHLLSLEFRKAGEEFGRFCVNVIFGFGLLDSASKTPLKSYEADFGTTLGKWGVGSGPHLVLPLLGPYNVRDALALPVNWFMVPEGYIESLWVGAGVNAALKLNELSFEYEKIDDIYQNSVDYYTFIRDAYEQRRQELIK from the coding sequence TTGTTAAAATACATACTAAGTTTGTGTTTATTTTTTAATACTTTGATTTTAGCCAATGACTTTGAAGATTTTGAACAAGAATATCAAAAAAAAGAAGTCAAAGATAGCTTTTACAGCTATAATAAAGCTATAAGTAAATTTAATTATGATCTTTATACTTATTTTTTAAGACCGGTTGCACTTTCTTACAAAAGTGTTACTCCAAGTTTTATAAGAACAGGGGTAAAAAATGCTTTTGATACCACAAGATCACCTTTTAGATTTATCAATCACCTTTTAAGTTTAGAATTTAGAAAAGCTGGCGAGGAATTTGGAAGATTTTGTGTGAATGTGATTTTTGGATTTGGTTTGTTAGATAGTGCGAGCAAAACTCCTTTAAAAAGTTATGAGGCTGATTTTGGAACGACTTTGGGCAAATGGGGAGTAGGTAGTGGACCACACCTAGTGCTTCCACTTTTAGGTCCTTATAATGTAAGAGATGCTTTAGCTTTACCTGTAAATTGGTTTATGGTGCCTGAGGGATATATTGAGAGTCTTTGGGTTGGAGCAGGCGTAAATGCTGCATTAAAATTAAATGAATTAAGTTTTGAGTATGAAAAAATAGATGATATTTACCAAAATAGTGTAGATTATTATACTTTTATACGCGATGCGTATGAACAAAGACGCCAAGAACTCATCAAATAA
- the modA gene encoding molybdate ABC transporter substrate-binding protein — protein sequence MKKIFTLLFLCIFGYGADVNIAAAANVAYAFKALQKEFQKENPDISINVSLGASGNLVSQIKNGAPFDIFMAANMKFAQSLYDDNFASTKPVIYAQGALALLSVRMDLSKGLDTLKEEKVKIITIANPKAAPYGQASIETLQNAKIYEQTKAKIIEAKSIGEALTQTLKAADVGFIAASALYEDTLKSYKLQEGKNYILINPKLYEPINQGIIITSYGKDNAKAKKFYDFILSKKAKEIFKAYGYNIP from the coding sequence ATGAAAAAAATTTTCACCCTGCTTTTTTTGTGTATTTTTGGCTATGGCGCTGATGTAAATATCGCTGCAGCTGCAAATGTAGCTTATGCTTTTAAAGCCTTGCAAAAAGAATTTCAAAAAGAAAACCCTGATATTAGTATCAATGTAAGCTTAGGCGCTAGTGGAAATTTAGTTTCACAAATCAAAAATGGAGCGCCATTTGATATATTTATGGCTGCAAATATGAAATTTGCACAAAGCTTGTATGATGATAATTTTGCTAGTACAAAACCTGTTATTTATGCTCAAGGAGCTTTAGCTTTACTCAGTGTTAGAATGGATTTAAGCAAAGGCTTAGACACACTTAAAGAAGAAAAAGTCAAAATCATCACCATAGCTAATCCCAAAGCTGCTCCTTATGGTCAAGCTAGTATAGAAACTTTACAAAATGCTAAAATTTATGAGCAAACAAAAGCTAAAATTATCGAAGCAAAATCCATAGGAGAAGCACTTACTCAAACACTAAAAGCAGCCGATGTGGGTTTTATAGCAGCAAGTGCTTTATATGAAGATACACTAAAATCTTATAAACTCCAAGAAGGAAAAAATTATATTTTAATCAATCCAAAACTTTATGAGCCAATCAATCAAGGTATTATCATCACTTCTTATGGTAAAGATAATGCCAAAGCTAAGAAATTTTATGATTTTATTTTAAGCAAAAAGGCTAAGGAAATTTTCAAAGCTTATGGCTATAATATCCCATGA
- a CDS encoding sulfate/molybdate ABC transporter ATP-binding protein, protein MLKLDFEKIFKNKEKEFKLKVKFEVKEGEFCAIFGKSGSGKTTLLRILAGFEKAQGICTFNNTVFFDDKNFLSPQKRKLGFVFQDYALFENMNVEQNLLFAKKDLKFANELLELLDLSKHKKSHILELSGGQKQRVALARAIMQKPKLLLLDEPFSALDNEIKLHLHDYLLNIHKTYKITTILISHDVSEVYKLANKVIILENGTIIKEGSPNEVFLKTQGSQKFAIKARILKLQKQDSIFIAILAIGNQISQVALSPLEAKDFKENDEVLLSQKAFALNLTKI, encoded by the coding sequence ATGCTAAAACTTGACTTTGAAAAAATCTTTAAAAATAAAGAAAAAGAATTTAAACTTAAGGTTAAATTTGAAGTTAAAGAAGGAGAATTTTGTGCTATTTTTGGAAAAAGTGGTAGTGGTAAAACTACGCTTTTGAGAATTTTAGCAGGTTTTGAAAAAGCACAAGGAATTTGCACTTTTAATAATACTGTATTTTTTGATGATAAAAACTTTCTAAGTCCACAAAAAAGAAAACTTGGCTTTGTTTTTCAAGATTATGCTTTATTTGAAAATATGAATGTAGAGCAAAACTTACTTTTTGCCAAAAAAGATCTAAAATTTGCTAATGAACTTTTAGAACTTTTAGATTTAAGCAAACACAAAAAAAGTCATATTTTAGAACTAAGTGGAGGACAAAAACAACGCGTAGCTTTAGCAAGAGCCATTATGCAAAAACCCAAACTTTTACTTTTAGATGAGCCATTTAGCGCCTTAGATAATGAGATAAAACTGCATTTACATGATTATCTTTTAAATATACATAAAACTTATAAAATCACTACTATTTTAATCAGTCATGATGTAAGTGAAGTTTATAAACTGGCTAATAAAGTCATCATTTTAGAAAATGGAACTATCATCAAAGAAGGCTCGCCTAATGAAGTTTTTTTAAAGACGCAAGGCTCACAAAAATTTGCCATAAAAGCACGCATTTTAAAACTACAAAAGCAAGATAGCATATTTATAGCCATACTTGCCATAGGTAATCAAATCAGCCAAGTAGCACTAAGCCCTTTAGAAGCTAAAGATTTTAAAGAAAATGATGAAGTACTTTTGAGCCAAAAAGCTTTTGCGCTAAATTTAACTAAGATATAA
- a CDS encoding DMT family transporter yields MHWLVLAISIIFEVIATSSMKYASISKNNLYLIVFAVFFSFSLAGLFYALKKIDLSIAYATWAGCGLALVSVVGFLIFKEAITINKIIFIILIITGVVGLKLSA; encoded by the coding sequence ATGCATTGGTTAGTATTAGCAATTAGCATAATTTTTGAAGTAATTGCAACAAGCTCGATGAAGTATGCAAGCATAAGTAAAAATAATCTTTATTTAATCGTTTTTGCGGTGTTTTTTTCATTTTCTTTAGCAGGTTTGTTTTATGCTTTGAAAAAAATTGATTTAAGCATAGCTTATGCAACTTGGGCAGGTTGTGGTTTGGCACTTGTTAGCGTGGTGGGATTTTTAATCTTTAAAGAAGCAATAACCATTAATAAAATCATTTTTATTATTTTAATCATCACTGGAGTAGTGGGATTAAAACTTAGTGCTTAA
- a CDS encoding 4Fe-4S dicluster domain-containing protein: MKDFVFLENEDLIPLSDNISIVQKACNEEVFIGNSKLLNPEVYAPEINFYLKNSQDDVLKKAKTIESLYKIRSKVYDLGLDLEYTKEVGKNVIIVSNEDQNELIESLKKQEYKVLKLSNEQCLGVLGCVGELCVIALKDNEQVEIDCDFFLYDVKKESFDQQSGCYDLTTLGQEELIKLLNSNSPKYKFRNYISYDDSICQYYERRSIHCGKCAEICPSVAILKDDEQRKLEFSHVDCLSCGDCVGICPSGALDYAPMPRNSFYEILKFYEDKIILIIPEKMSIENLNITLKEDVMPFMIKGENYLDQAHFLAMLQTSGASVVFYSDGLSQGALEVIALMNEIFQRKFKQNAIFLAKDEKELLEAINQAHFIENLKFISYNPALLKREDFAIRLRELIKEENLGNIPSKEWIRYGKITINTDTCTLCLSCVGACNVGALVADAKDNSLKFNASLCTTCGYCEASCAEKDTLMLQRSGIDLEKEYFSFMVLAQDELFACVECGKEFATKKAIEKIASIMKPRFMGDEAKIKTLYCCAECKAKVMIQSMNVL, translated from the coding sequence ATGAAAGATTTTGTATTTTTAGAAAATGAAGATTTAATTCCCCTAAGTGATAATATTAGCATAGTTCAAAAAGCCTGTAATGAAGAAGTTTTTATAGGAAATTCAAAGCTTTTAAACCCTGAAGTTTATGCGCCTGAGATTAATTTTTATCTTAAAAATTCACAAGATGATGTGCTTAAAAAAGCCAAAACTATTGAGTCCTTATATAAGATTAGATCTAAAGTTTATGATTTGGGACTTGATTTAGAATACACCAAAGAAGTGGGTAAAAATGTAATTATTGTAAGCAATGAGGATCAAAATGAGCTTATAGAAAGTTTAAAAAAACAAGAATACAAGGTTTTAAAACTAAGTAATGAGCAATGCTTGGGTGTTTTAGGTTGCGTGGGCGAGCTTTGCGTGATAGCTTTAAAAGATAATGAGCAAGTAGAGATTGATTGTGATTTTTTCTTATATGATGTAAAAAAAGAAAGTTTTGATCAACAAAGCGGTTGTTATGATTTAACTACTTTAGGTCAAGAAGAACTTATAAAACTTTTAAATTCTAATTCTCCAAAATATAAATTTAGAAATTATATTAGTTATGATGATAGCATTTGTCAATACTATGAAAGAAGAAGTATTCATTGTGGAAAATGTGCTGAAATTTGTCCTAGTGTGGCTATTTTAAAAGATGATGAGCAAAGAAAATTAGAATTTTCTCATGTGGATTGTTTAAGCTGTGGTGATTGTGTAGGAATTTGTCCTAGTGGGGCACTTGATTATGCACCTATGCCACGCAATAGCTTTTATGAAATTTTAAAATTTTATGAAGATAAAATTATTTTAATCATCCCTGAAAAAATGTCTATAGAAAATTTAAATATCACTTTAAAAGAAGATGTAATGCCTTTTATGATTAAAGGTGAAAACTATCTTGATCAAGCACATTTTTTAGCTATGCTTCAAACAAGTGGTGCGAGTGTGGTTTTTTATAGCGATGGCTTATCACAAGGTGCTTTAGAAGTGATAGCTTTGATGAATGAAATTTTTCAAAGAAAATTTAAACAAAATGCAATTTTTCTAGCTAAAGATGAAAAAGAACTTTTGGAGGCTATAAATCAAGCACATTTTATAGAAAATCTTAAATTTATATCTTATAATCCTGCGCTTTTAAAAAGAGAAGATTTTGCTATAAGATTAAGAGAGCTTATAAAGGAAGAAAATTTAGGCAATATCCCAAGTAAAGAATGGATACGCTATGGAAAAATCACTATCAATACAGATACCTGTACCTTATGTCTTTCTTGTGTGGGAGCTTGTAATGTAGGAGCTTTAGTGGCTGATGCTAAGGATAATTCTTTGAAATTTAATGCAAGCTTATGTACTACCTGTGGATATTGTGAGGCAAGTTGTGCTGAAAAAGATACTTTAATGCTTCAAAGAAGTGGGATAGATTTAGAAAAAGAGTATTTTTCTTTTATGGTTTTAGCTCAAGATGAACTTTTTGCTTGTGTAGAATGTGGGAAAGAATTTGCTACTAAAAAGGCCATTGAAAAAATCGCTAGCATTATGAAGCCAAGATTTATGGGTGATGAAGCTAAGATAAAAACACTATATTGCTGTGCTGAATGTAAAGCAAAAGTAATGATACAAAGTATGAATGTGCTTTAA
- the selA gene encoding L-seryl-tRNA(Sec) selenium transferase, whose protein sequence is MNKFRNFPPINALINDENLANYPLYLRSHFAKIVVSNCKKELSKNENLNFSLQDLLSKITQSIDKFLNMQSQSLINATGVIIHTNLGRSIIDESIFERTKEIICSYSNLEFNMQSGKRGSRYDALSANLKILFDCEDCLVVNNNASAVFLILNTLAKNKEVITSRSELVEIGGNFRIPEVMLAAGVKLKEIGTTNKTHLYDYEKAINENTKMILKTHRSNFAFKGFFEEVSLDEIHALTKKKKLISYYDLGAGWCEKINKQLSKNEPSVKELLKHCDILSFSGDKLFGSTQAGIILGKKKYIQQLKKNQLLRMLRVDKITLAFLNETTKAYLEKEYEKIPTLKLLNDDLKTIEKKALFVKEKIPIKCELKTSKSLVGGGSMPDKSLDTFVLSFNEKALLLQEKFRKKGVIGRVENGYVVLDFRSILEKDLNRLIHAIKEVFHA, encoded by the coding sequence ATGAACAAATTTAGAAATTTTCCTCCCATAAACGCACTTATAAACGATGAAAACTTGGCTAATTACCCTTTGTATTTAAGATCTCATTTTGCAAAAATAGTTGTTTCAAATTGTAAAAAAGAACTAAGTAAAAATGAAAATTTAAATTTTAGCTTGCAAGATTTACTAAGTAAAATTACTCAAAGCATTGATAAGTTTTTAAATATGCAAAGTCAAAGTTTGATCAATGCTACTGGAGTTATCATACATACCAATCTTGGTCGTAGCATTATTGATGAGAGTATTTTTGAAAGAACTAAAGAAATCATCTGCTCTTATTCAAATTTAGAGTTTAACATGCAAAGTGGCAAAAGAGGCTCAAGGTATGACGCACTTAGTGCGAATTTAAAAATATTATTTGATTGTGAAGATTGCTTGGTTGTTAATAATAACGCTTCGGCTGTATTTTTGATCTTAAACACCTTAGCAAAAAATAAAGAAGTTATTACTTCAAGAAGTGAGCTGGTTGAGATTGGAGGAAATTTTAGAATTCCTGAAGTTATGCTAGCAGCTGGTGTTAAGCTAAAAGAAATAGGCACGACTAATAAAACTCATTTATATGATTATGAAAAAGCTATCAATGAAAATACTAAGATGATTTTAAAAACTCATCGTTCTAATTTTGCTTTTAAAGGATTTTTTGAAGAAGTAAGTTTAGATGAAATTCATGCTTTGACAAAAAAGAAAAAACTCATATCTTATTATGATTTGGGTGCTGGCTGGTGTGAAAAGATTAATAAACAACTTAGTAAAAATGAGCCAAGTGTAAAAGAGCTTTTAAAACATTGTGATATTTTAAGTTTTAGTGGTGACAAGCTTTTTGGTTCTACTCAAGCAGGCATTATACTTGGAAAGAAAAAATACATTCAACAACTAAAGAAAAATCAACTTCTAAGAATGCTAAGGGTTGATAAAATCACTTTAGCTTTTTTAAATGAAACTACCAAAGCATACCTAGAAAAAGAATATGAAAAAATCCCCACACTAAAACTTTTAAATGATGATTTAAAAACCATAGAAAAAAAGGCTCTTTTTGTCAAAGAAAAAATTCCTATAAAATGTGAATTAAAAACTTCTAAAAGTTTAGTAGGCGGTGGCTCTATGCCTGATAAAAGTTTAGATACTTTTGTGCTAAGTTTTAATGAAAAAGCTTTGCTTTTACAAGAAAAATTTAGAAAAAAAGGTGTGATTGGCCGTGTTGAAAATGGGTATGTTGTGCTAGATTTTAGAAGTATTTTAGAAAAAGATTTAAACCGTTTAATCCACGCTATCAAAGAGGTATTTCATGCATAG
- the selB gene encoding selenocysteine-specific translation elongation factor: MHSIIIGTAGHIDHGKTSLIKALNGFEGDNLKEEQEKGITINLSFSNLKSENLNIAFIDVPGHESLIKTMISGAFGFRVCMFVIDINEGLKAQSIEHLRVLEFLGVKDVVLILSKVDLCKDLSQKQAELLKELKAFKINILKVFPTSIYDEQSILNLKNYLLSLKPKENDENLIFRYYIDRVFSLKGIGTVVTGNLNEGKISKNEKIFCLENQKDIIVKNIQIHEENVLEAKAYNRVALSLNCDYHELKKGYVLSKKGVFKSFKSIDGVVFNTEIKHGSILEFCSGSKKLNAKISVIKEFEDKTYISLEFDKSLPLCFDDKFILLENGRIKSGGVVLNAVSEPLKKDIKAKYLTLLEQKDFKKVFEFLKQTHKLGFGLLSSYQRFKLTHEQALNLAKSLDHVFVDEQALNVYDLNAMQTLKEFIDFIFSKNPYALISPHSIALRLSWASESFCAYVLKQMQEKLDFKDGIWFLKGQNFEKLQEKAHCELYEILKKEGIKPTAPYNLYEYLELDRKNGDLILKKLTKENKVKRLAHNLFIEKNALENLMQEFLKLLQNYHLDVAFVKNHFQISRKYAIAYLEYLDKNYPQVIKIEEKRMLKV; this comes from the coding sequence ATGCATAGTATTATCATAGGCACTGCTGGACATATTGATCATGGTAAAACTTCACTTATTAAAGCTTTAAATGGTTTTGAAGGTGATAATTTAAAAGAAGAGCAAGAAAAAGGCATTACGATTAATCTTAGCTTTTCAAATTTAAAAAGTGAAAATTTAAATATTGCTTTTATTGATGTGCCTGGACATGAAAGTTTAATTAAAACTATGATAAGTGGTGCTTTTGGCTTTAGAGTATGTATGTTTGTCATAGATATAAATGAGGGTTTAAAGGCTCAAAGTATAGAGCATTTAAGGGTTTTGGAATTTTTAGGCGTAAAAGATGTGGTGCTTATTTTGAGTAAGGTTGATTTATGCAAGGATTTATCGCAAAAGCAAGCAGAGCTTTTAAAAGAATTAAAAGCTTTTAAAATCAATATCTTAAAAGTTTTTCCAACTAGTATTTATGATGAGCAAAGTATATTAAATTTAAAAAACTATCTGCTTAGTTTAAAGCCTAAAGAAAATGATGAAAATTTGATTTTTAGATACTACATTGATAGAGTTTTTTCTCTAAAAGGTATAGGAACGGTAGTAACAGGAAACTTAAATGAAGGAAAAATCAGCAAAAATGAAAAAATATTTTGCCTTGAAAATCAAAAAGATATCATTGTAAAAAATATACAAATTCATGAAGAAAATGTTTTAGAAGCAAAAGCTTATAATAGAGTTGCTTTGAGTTTAAATTGTGATTATCATGAGTTAAAAAAAGGCTATGTATTAAGTAAAAAAGGTGTTTTTAAAAGCTTTAAAAGTATCGATGGGGTTGTTTTTAATACAGAGATTAAACACGGAAGCATTTTAGAATTTTGTAGTGGCTCAAAAAAGCTTAATGCAAAAATTAGTGTAATCAAAGAATTTGAAGATAAAACTTATATTAGCTTAGAGTTTGATAAAAGCCTACCTTTGTGTTTTGATGATAAATTTATCTTGCTTGAAAATGGGCGTATTAAAAGTGGTGGCGTGGTGTTAAATGCGGTAAGCGAGCCTTTAAAAAAAGATATAAAAGCTAAGTATTTAACACTTTTAGAACAAAAAGATTTTAAAAAAGTATTTGAGTTTTTAAAACAAACTCACAAACTTGGCTTTGGCTTGCTTTCAAGCTATCAACGCTTTAAACTCACTCATGAACAAGCTTTAAACTTAGCAAAAAGCTTAGATCATGTTTTTGTTGATGAGCAGGCTTTAAATGTATATGATTTAAATGCTATGCAAACTTTGAAAGAATTTATTGATTTTATTTTCTCTAAAAATCCTTATGCTTTAATCTCGCCTCATTCTATCGCCTTAAGGCTTAGCTGGGCGAGTGAGAGCTTTTGTGCTTATGTACTCAAGCAAATGCAAGAAAAATTAGATTTTAAAGACGGCATATGGTTTTTAAAAGGACAAAATTTTGAAAAATTGCAAGAAAAGGCTCATTGTGAGCTTTATGAAATTTTAAAAAAAGAAGGTATAAAACCTACCGCACCTTACAATCTTTATGAATATTTAGAGCTTGATAGGAAAAATGGAGATCTTATCTTAAAAAAACTCACCAAAGAAAACAAAGTCAAAAGATTAGCGCATAATCTTTTTATAGAAAAAAATGCCCTTGAAAATCTAATGCAAGAGTTTTTAAAGCTTTTACAAAATTATCATTTAGATGTCGCTTTTGTAAAAAATCATTTTCAAATTTCAAGAAAATACGCCATAGCTTACTTAGAATACCTTGATAAAAACTATCCTCAAGTGATAAAAATCGAGGAAAAAAGAATGCTAAAAGTCTAA